The following are encoded in a window of Salminus brasiliensis unplaced genomic scaffold, fSalBra1.hap2 scaffold_73, whole genome shotgun sequence genomic DNA:
- the LOC140548934 gene encoding LOW QUALITY PROTEIN: CWF19-like protein 2 (The sequence of the model RefSeq protein was modified relative to this genomic sequence to represent the inferred CDS: inserted 1 base in 1 codon) produces the protein MAAYGGRFESSSSLEDQRAEKRRHRQEVLHQAKRKYEDEERREAERKARGEHTWMLPEVDQRLQDIGQEHSLKSRKKKKEKKSKKKKKEKSSRKTQQEEDGSSHSSEDEWVEALPPSGGVDKAWKVSEQATPTASSEGLAGQRDEWMTFDFLAMKTTSVAERRAQKEAEKEAERERERTIEQAGLHRLELNPYWKDGGSGXPPEESAGTAIKKALVVEDGGLSWLRKSYQRMKEQAEREQRRLDDVVAERYGSMEIFQKKLQKAEEASFAQRRERGTRDSDRHDRRDGERDQGRDRERDRDRHQGRDRERDRDQGRDRKQDRDQGRDRERDRDRHQGRDREQDRDQGRDREQDRDQGRDREQDRDQGRDRERDRDQGRDRERERESQRDRARETKRERDGEREGQRSRELSLSSLRGRFLKPSDSHDLPTPGTGWRKPGTTATAAPSNQSTAAFLKPREEEEEDVPAWRKDSGAREPKEEQKRERGREETQQPGKEGAALVEESSSESEEEEDEGEEDVPLLTDEEMNKLGAKLVKAELLGNTALMDSLKAQLESARKARENRAQKLIARPPTQVAQVGVEAEQDLVLFRTDHSGRAWPVSGPSQHVEPKGGRRKRKAIETHVAGERVRYFEDDDGVDLREMVRREKMSTAADQNSLYSRMAAKMMGKQDGENYTLDDMFVSSAAQKERAGLDEERQRSRAMEEARRLAGRLEKCPHCFTSPELPKHLIIAIGTKVYLSLPNCVSLTEGHCVIAPLHHHCCSTGLDEDVWNEMQVFRRALVRAFEAQDLDCVFLETHMNPRRRLHLLYECIPLPRELGDMAPVYFKKALLEADEEWAMNKKVVDLSSKNIRQAVPRGLPYFSVDFGLQGGFAHVIENEQKFPHYFGKEVLGGMLDLEPRRWRKPIRENFDDQRKKVLQFSQWWKPFDCTKTDG, from the exons gcaAAGAGGAAGTATGAGGATGAGGAGCGGAGGGAGGCGGAGAGGAAGGCTCGAGGTGAGCACACCTGGATGCTCCCTGAAGTTGACCAACGGCTGCAGGACATTGGGcag gaacATTCTCTGAAAagcaggaagaagaaaaaagagaagaaatccaagaagaagaagaaggagaagagcaGCAGGAAAACCCAGCAGGAGGAGGACGGCTCCTCCCACAgctctgag GATGAGTGGGTGGAAGCGCTGCCTCCGTCAGGGGGAGTGGATAAAGCATGGAAGGTTTCGGAGCAGGCCACACCCACTGCCAGCTCAGAGGGACTGGCCGGTCAGAGGGACGAGTGGATGACCTTTGACTTTCTGGCCATGAAGACGACATCTGTTGCCGAGCGACGAGCACAAaaggaggcagagaaagaggcggagcgagagagagagcgcaccATAGAACAG gctgGTCTGCACAGGTTGGAGCTAAACCCCTACTGGAAAGATGGAGGGAGTG CTCCCCCAGAGGAGAGTGCTGGTACTGCGATTAAGAAAG cGCTGGTGGTGGAGGACGGGGGGTTGAGCTGGCTGAGGAAGTCGTATCAGAGGATGAAGGAGCAGGCGGAGAGAGAGCAGCGCAGGCTGGATGATGTGGTGGCCGAGAGATATGGg tctaTGGAGATCTTTCAGAAGAAACTCCAAAAAGCAGAAGAGGCGTCCTTTGctcagaggagagagagagggacgagAGACTCCGACCGGCATGACCGCCGggacggagagagagaccaggGGAGAGACCGGGAGAGGGACAGGGACAGACACCAGGGGAGAGACCGGGAGAGGGACAGGGACCAAGGGAGAGACCGCAAGCAGGACAGAGACCAGGGGAGAGACCGGGAGAGGGACAGGGACAGACACCAGGGGAGAGACCGGGAGCAGGACAGAGACCAGGGGAGAGACCGGGAGCAGGACAGAGACCAGGGGAGAGACCGGGAGCAGGACAGAGACCAGGGGAGAGACCGGGAGAGGGACAGAGACCAGGGGAGAGAccgggagagagagcgagagtctCAGAGAGACCGGGCGAGAGAAACTAAGCGAGAgcgggatggagagagagaggggcagcgGTCGAGAgagctctccctctcctccctcagAGGACGCTTCCTAAAGCCATCCGACAGCCATGACCTCCCGACCCCGGGGACGggctggaggaaaccaggcacgaCCGCCACCGCAGCTCCGTCCAATCAGAGCACAGCGGCCTTCCTGAAAcccagagaggaggaggaggaggatgtcCCTGCATGGAGGAAGGACAGCGGGGCGAGAGAGCCCAAGGAGGagcagaagagagaaagagggagggaggagacaCAGCAGCCGGGAAAAGAGGGCGCCGCCCTGGTGGAGGAAAGCAG TTCAGAGAGcgaggaagaggaagatgaaggtGAGGAAGACGTGCCGCTCCTGACGGACGAGGAGATGAATAAACTCGGAGCCAAGCTGGTCAAAGCCGAGCTCCTGGGCAACACG gctctGATGGACTCTCTGAAGGCTCAGCTGGAATCTGCACGGAAAGCAAGAGAGAATCGGGCGCAGAAGCTCATTGCTCGCCCACCCACACAG GTAGCACAGGTGGGCGTGGAGGCGGAGCAGGATCTGGTTTTGTTCAGAACCGACCACTCAGGAAGAGCCTGGCCTGTAAGTGGCCCCTCCCAGCATGTGGAGCCGAAAGGAGGGAGGCGAAAGAGAAAAGCA atcgAGACGCACGTCGCTGGCGAGCGTGTGCGGTACTTCGAGGATGATGACGGTGTGGACTTGAGGGAGATGGTGCGTCGGGAGAAGATGAGTACAGCGGCGGATCAGAACTCCCTCTACTCGCGCATGGCTGCCAAG atgatgGGGAAGCAGGACGGTGAGAACTACACCCTGGACGACATGTTTGTGTCCAGTGCGGCTCAGAAAGAGCGGGCGGGGCTGGATGAGGAGCGGCAGCGCAGCAGGGCGATGGAGGAGGCGCGCAGACTCGCCGGCCGGCTGGAGAAGTGCCCCCACTGCTTCACCAGCCCCGAACTGCCCAAGCACCTCATCATCGCCATAGGAACCAAG gTGTACCTCAGTCTGCCGAACTGTGTGTCTCTGACGGAGGGTCATTGTGTGATCGCCCCCCTGCATCACCACTGCTGCTCTACCGGCCTGGACGAGGATGTGTGGAACGAAatgcag GTGTTCCGGCGGGCGCTGGTGCGGGCCTTCGAGGCTCAGGATCTGGACTGTGTGTTTCTGGAGACCCACATGAACCCGAGGAGGCGCCTGCACCTGCTGTACGAGTGTATTCCACTGCCGCGAGAACTCGGAGACATGGCGCCTGTTTACTTCAAG aaaGCTCTACTGGAGGCTGATGAGGAGTGGGCCATGAACAAGAAAGTGGTGGATCTATCCTCCAAAAACATCAGACAAGCT gtaccTCGGGGTTTGCCATATTTCTCGGTGGACTTTGGTCTCCAGGGAGGATTCGCCCACGTCATCGAGAACGAGCAGAAGTTTCCTCACTACTTTGGGAAG GAGGTTCTGGGCGGGATGCTGGACCTGGAGCCTCGGCGCTGGAGGAAACCGATCCGGGAGAACTTTGACGACCAGAGGAAGAAGGTCCTGCAGTTCTCTCAGTGGTGGAAACCGTTCGACTGCACCAAGACTGACGGCTAG